One Ethanoligenens harbinense YUAN-3 genomic window carries:
- the mtaB gene encoding tRNA (N(6)-L-threonylcarbamoyladenosine(37)-C(2))-methylthiotransferase MtaB: MKAAFYTLGCKVNQYETQIMEQSLRDAGFEIVPPEDPADVFIVNSCTVTAESDRKTRQMLRRMKKRNPAAIAVLCGCYVQAAPEKAAAIAEADIIAGVRDRGDIAKLILQSMREKERLTHVPSFEQGELFEPMQARGLEGHTRAFVKIEDGCRNFCTYCIIPFSRGPVRSKPPEEITAELATLREQGYAEAVLVGINLSAYGSDLGRTLADAVDAAGRVGLARIRLGSLSPLAVTDEFITRAARCPSLCPHFHLSLQSGCVDTLARMNRRYTPDAFADTVHRLRSAFPDCSITTDIIAGFPGETEEEFAQTLDFVKQIGFSQAHVFPYSRRDGTRAAAMDGQVPKNIRERRAHALISLCTRTQQAFRQRFVGRRVPVLFEQRAENGLWEGLTPQYVPVFVQADEDLHGAIRNVYMEEIQAAGCLGRL; the protein is encoded by the coding sequence ATGAAGGCTGCTTTTTATACACTCGGCTGCAAAGTCAACCAATACGAGACCCAGATCATGGAGCAGTCGCTGCGCGACGCCGGCTTCGAGATTGTGCCGCCAGAAGACCCGGCGGATGTCTTCATTGTCAATTCCTGCACGGTGACCGCTGAAAGCGACCGCAAGACCAGACAGATGCTGCGGCGGATGAAAAAGCGCAACCCCGCCGCCATCGCCGTGCTTTGCGGCTGCTACGTGCAGGCCGCACCCGAAAAGGCTGCCGCCATCGCGGAGGCGGACATCATCGCTGGCGTGCGCGACCGGGGAGACATTGCCAAACTGATTCTGCAGTCCATGCGGGAAAAAGAACGGCTGACGCATGTTCCCTCATTTGAGCAGGGGGAACTGTTTGAGCCGATGCAGGCCCGCGGGCTGGAAGGGCACACGCGCGCATTCGTCAAGATCGAGGACGGCTGCCGGAATTTCTGCACCTATTGCATCATCCCGTTTTCGCGCGGGCCGGTGCGCTCGAAACCGCCGGAGGAAATCACCGCGGAGCTGGCGACGCTGCGCGAACAGGGCTATGCCGAAGCCGTGCTGGTGGGCATCAACCTTTCGGCCTACGGCAGCGATCTGGGTCGCACACTGGCCGACGCGGTGGACGCCGCCGGACGTGTCGGCCTTGCCCGCATCCGTCTCGGCTCCCTCTCGCCGCTCGCCGTCACGGACGAATTCATTACGCGCGCCGCCCGCTGTCCGTCGCTCTGCCCACATTTTCATCTGTCGCTGCAAAGCGGCTGCGTCGACACACTGGCGCGGATGAACCGACGCTACACTCCCGATGCGTTCGCCGACACCGTTCATCGCCTGCGCAGCGCGTTTCCGGACTGCAGTATCACCACCGACATTATCGCCGGGTTCCCCGGAGAAACCGAGGAAGAATTTGCGCAGACGCTGGACTTTGTGAAACAGATCGGTTTTTCGCAGGCACACGTCTTCCCCTATTCCCGCCGGGACGGAACCCGCGCCGCCGCCATGGACGGGCAGGTACCGAAAAACATCAGGGAACGCCGCGCGCATGCGCTCATCTCCCTTTGCACCCGAACACAACAGGCGTTCCGGCAGCGGTTTGTGGGACGGCGGGTGCCGGTGCTGTTTGAGCAGCGCGCGGAAAACGGTCTGTGGGAAGGGCTGACGCCCCAGTATGTGCCTGTTTTTGTACAGGCGGACGAAGACCTGCACGGCGCTATCCGCAACGTATACATGGAAGAAATCCAGGCGGCGGGCTGCCTGGGCCGGCTGTGA
- a CDS encoding HPr family phosphocarrier protein, producing the protein MATVNISLTTIDDVKKFVNAVSKYDFEIDLTSGRYVIDAKSIMGIFSLDLSKPIKLTAGTDEKSPFFEDIKPFIVE; encoded by the coding sequence ATGGCAACTGTTAATATTTCCTTGACCACGATCGATGATGTCAAAAAATTTGTCAATGCGGTGTCCAAATACGATTTTGAGATCGATCTGACATCCGGCCGGTATGTGATCGACGCAAAATCCATCATGGGGATTTTCAGCCTGGATCTCTCCAAACCGATTAAGCTCACGGCCGGCACGGACGAAAAATCGCCGTTTTTTGAAGACATCAAACCATTTATCGTGGAATGA
- a CDS encoding D-alanyl-D-alanine carboxypeptidase family protein, with amino-acid sequence MKKWKHGAVALLAAAVLFACTSGAGAAASAAVSSGGSASGAASGTAGAGSGSSGGAQSGASGSAATPPAVTTTAKSAVLAEQSTGRILYENNPHEKMYPASISKIMTELLVLEAIENGKLHFTDKVSVSAHASSMGGSDIWLEPGEVMTVLDLFKAMVVNSANDAAVALAEKVAGSEPAFVNLMNRKAKELGMNDTNFTNATGLDADGNLTSAYDVMLMSRELLRHKEIFNYTTIWMDSLRGGKTALFNTNRLIRFYQGANGLKTGSTGKAGYCLSGTALRDGMQLIAVVMNCPTLQERFTAAGTLLDYGFANWSCVTPKKLSKPLYVDVLHGAQDKVEAVADGNPSVVIEKGKEDGIQQKVSLAQNVMAPVEKGQVLGQITFWIDGQNAGNVPLRAGQGVGRLTFGGAFGRIFSAISH; translated from the coding sequence ATGAAAAAATGGAAACACGGGGCGGTGGCTTTGCTGGCGGCGGCCGTTCTGTTTGCCTGTACGTCCGGCGCCGGTGCCGCTGCGTCTGCCGCGGTTTCTTCCGGCGGCAGTGCGTCCGGTGCCGCTTCCGGGACGGCCGGCGCAGGAAGCGGTTCCTCCGGCGGCGCACAGAGCGGCGCGTCAGGCTCCGCCGCCACGCCGCCCGCGGTGACCACTACCGCAAAATCGGCTGTACTGGCGGAGCAGTCCACCGGACGCATTTTGTATGAAAACAATCCGCACGAAAAAATGTATCCGGCAAGCATCTCCAAGATCATGACCGAGCTGCTGGTACTGGAGGCCATCGAGAACGGCAAGTTGCATTTTACCGATAAAGTGAGCGTCAGCGCGCATGCGTCGTCCATGGGCGGATCGGATATCTGGCTGGAGCCGGGTGAGGTGATGACCGTGCTGGATCTGTTTAAGGCCATGGTGGTCAACTCCGCCAACGACGCCGCCGTGGCGCTCGCGGAAAAAGTGGCGGGCTCCGAGCCGGCATTTGTCAACCTGATGAACCGTAAAGCAAAAGAACTGGGCATGAACGACACCAATTTCACCAACGCCACCGGTCTGGATGCGGACGGCAATCTCACCTCAGCGTACGATGTGATGCTGATGTCCAGAGAGCTGCTCCGTCATAAGGAAATCTTCAATTACACCACGATCTGGATGGATTCATTGCGCGGCGGCAAAACGGCGCTGTTCAACACCAACCGGCTCATCCGCTTTTATCAGGGCGCCAACGGCCTGAAGACCGGATCGACCGGCAAAGCGGGATATTGCCTGTCGGGCACCGCCCTGCGGGACGGTATGCAGCTCATTGCCGTGGTGATGAACTGCCCCACCCTGCAGGAGCGTTTCACCGCCGCCGGCACTTTGCTGGATTACGGCTTTGCCAACTGGTCGTGTGTCACGCCCAAAAAGCTTTCCAAGCCGCTGTATGTGGATGTGCTGCACGGGGCGCAGGACAAAGTGGAAGCGGTGGCGGACGGCAACCCCTCGGTTGTGATCGAAAAAGGAAAAGAGGATGGTATCCAGCAGAAAGTGAGCCTGGCGCAGAACGTGATGGCGCCGGTGGAGAAAGGGCAGGTGCTTGGGCAGATTACGTTCTGGATAGACGGGCAGAATGCCGGTAATGTTCCGCTGCGTGCCGGACAGGGCGTGGGCAGGCTGACGTTCGGCGGTGCGTTCGGACGTATTTTCTCGGCAATTTCCCACTAA
- a CDS encoding glucose-6-phosphate isomerase — translation MSVTFNGKYLEPFIGAHEYDALQPQVTALHKVLHEGTGLGNKFLGWINQPETYDREEFARIKAAAEKIKKDTEVFIVIGIGGSYLGSRAVVELLQSPFYNNLKKNTPDIYFVGNNINSGYLNEVLSLCEGKEVSVNIISKSGTTTEPSIAFRVFRELLEKKYGKEGARGRIYATTDRAKGTLKKLATEEGYEAFVVPDDIGGRYSVLSAVGLLPIAVSGVDIDELMAGAKAAKDALATDDLSQNDSYKYAVARNILARKGKDIEILVSYDPAFAMMNEWWKQLFGESEGKDGKGLYPASAVFSTDLHSLGQFIQQGSRTMFETVVHFGEAKTPLTIGKLDEDIDGLNFLAGKTLDFVNDRAFEGTVLAHTDGNVPNIVLEVPKISAHEVGYLIYFFWKACALSGYLVGINPFDQPGVESYKKNMFALLGKPGYEEQKAALEARLGR, via the coding sequence ATGTCTGTTACATTCAATGGAAAATATCTGGAACCTTTTATTGGCGCGCACGAATACGATGCTTTGCAGCCGCAGGTCACGGCCCTGCACAAAGTGTTGCATGAAGGCACCGGCCTCGGAAACAAATTTCTGGGTTGGATCAATCAGCCCGAAACATACGACCGCGAGGAGTTTGCCCGCATCAAGGCCGCGGCCGAAAAAATCAAAAAAGATACCGAAGTGTTCATTGTGATCGGCATCGGCGGCTCCTACCTCGGTTCGCGCGCGGTGGTGGAGCTTTTGCAGTCACCGTTTTACAACAATCTGAAAAAAAATACGCCCGACATTTATTTTGTGGGCAACAACATCAATTCCGGTTACCTAAACGAAGTGCTGTCCCTCTGTGAGGGAAAAGAGGTGTCGGTCAACATCATCTCCAAATCCGGCACGACCACCGAGCCGTCCATCGCGTTTCGTGTTTTCCGCGAACTGCTTGAAAAGAAATATGGCAAGGAAGGCGCCAGAGGCCGTATCTATGCGACGACCGACCGCGCCAAGGGCACACTGAAAAAACTGGCGACCGAAGAAGGCTACGAAGCCTTTGTGGTGCCGGACGATATCGGCGGGCGATATTCGGTGCTCAGCGCCGTGGGTCTGCTGCCCATCGCCGTTTCGGGTGTGGACATCGACGAGCTGATGGCCGGTGCCAAAGCCGCAAAGGATGCGTTGGCAACCGACGACCTTTCTCAAAACGACAGTTACAAATACGCCGTGGCGCGCAACATCCTGGCGCGCAAGGGGAAAGACATCGAGATCCTCGTCAGCTATGATCCAGCGTTTGCGATGATGAACGAATGGTGGAAGCAGCTCTTCGGTGAAAGCGAAGGCAAAGACGGCAAAGGACTTTATCCGGCGTCCGCCGTTTTCTCCACCGATCTGCATTCGCTGGGGCAGTTCATCCAGCAGGGAAGCCGCACGATGTTTGAGACGGTCGTGCACTTCGGCGAAGCCAAAACCCCGCTCACCATCGGGAAGCTGGACGAGGATATCGACGGGCTGAACTTCCTTGCGGGCAAAACGCTCGATTTTGTGAATGACCGTGCATTCGAGGGCACCGTGCTGGCGCATACCGACGGCAATGTGCCCAACATCGTGCTGGAAGTGCCAAAGATCAGCGCGCATGAAGTCGGTTATCTCATCTATTTCTTCTGGAAAGCCTGCGCGCTTTCCGGTTATCTGGTCGGTATCAACCCGTTCGACCAGCCCGGCGTGGAAAGCTACAAGAAGAATATGTTCGCTTTGCTTGGCAAGCCGGGCTATGAAGAGCAAAAAGCGGCGCTGGAGGCCCGTTTGGGTCGCTGA
- a CDS encoding YceD family protein, giving the protein MLVNLKDIFVGGAPITIGYAMDLSKEEVPGGGFPFSEPVRVSGRIENRAGVVQLHAAVHAVRHTVCDRCLSPISQPMHVEFENVLVTESQGDDSDELLVCSEQTLDMDALAKTNLFLSLPMKELCRPNCKGICPQCGKNLNDGPCGCKPQGHPAFLKLREFLQ; this is encoded by the coding sequence ATGCTGGTCAATCTGAAAGACATTTTTGTGGGCGGTGCGCCGATTACGATCGGGTATGCGATGGACCTTTCAAAGGAAGAGGTGCCGGGCGGCGGTTTTCCGTTTTCCGAGCCGGTGCGGGTGTCCGGGCGCATCGAAAACCGCGCAGGCGTCGTGCAGCTGCACGCGGCCGTGCATGCCGTTCGGCATACGGTGTGCGACCGCTGCCTGTCTCCTATCAGCCAGCCGATGCATGTGGAGTTTGAAAACGTGCTGGTGACCGAATCGCAGGGGGATGACAGCGACGAGCTGCTGGTCTGCTCTGAGCAAACGCTGGATATGGACGCGCTGGCAAAGACCAATCTGTTCCTGTCGCTGCCCATGAAAGAGTTGTGCCGGCCGAACTGCAAGGGAATCTGCCCGCAGTGCGGGAAGAATCTCAACGACGGCCCCTGCGGCTGCAAACCGCAAGGGCATCCGGCTTTTTTGAAATTGCGGGAGTTCCTGCAATAA
- the rpmF gene encoding 50S ribosomal protein L32 gives MAVPKRKVSRARRDKRRSNVWKLVAPELVKCPQCGELKMPHRVCGNCGYYNGKEIVKKEA, from the coding sequence ATGGCAGTACCCAAACGCAAAGTATCGCGGGCGCGGCGTGACAAACGCCGCTCGAATGTCTGGAAGCTGGTAGCGCCGGAGCTGGTGAAATGCCCGCAGTGCGGCGAGCTGAAAATGCCCCACCGGGTTTGCGGAAATTGCGGTTATTACAACGGCAAAGAGATCGTAAAAAAAGAGGCATGA
- a CDS encoding radical SAM protein, protein MGAQITGVEPGSPAHRAGLQCGETLLRIGAHPITDVLDYQFYMTDKRLLLEVADSNGRVRKIRIRKEPYEDLGLSFETYLMDKKRRCQNHCVFCFIDQLPKGLRKTLYFKDDDARLSFLMGNYITLTNLTEQDVDRIIDMHISPINVSVHTTNPALRVRMMGNSHAGEALVHFYRLAEAGTKLNCQLVLCPGLNDGAELARSLADLGALFPAVQSISAVPVGISRYREGLYPLRSFTKEEAGEVVRQIEMFGKAFFKKNGTRLAFAADEFYIKSENPFPDVSFYEDFPQLENGVGMVALLTSQFRQALDAYDGHPLAAPRRVVIATGEAARPYLEDMAHAAEVRISGLSCEVRAIRNDFFGAEITVAGLVTGGDLLAQLGCNLDCDELLLPTAMLRAEGDLFLDDVSLAEVRRALGVNVRPVENDGYAVLDALTGE, encoded by the coding sequence ATGGGCGCGCAGATTACCGGTGTGGAGCCGGGCAGCCCGGCGCATCGGGCGGGTCTCCAATGCGGGGAAACGCTTTTGCGCATCGGGGCACATCCCATTACGGATGTGCTGGATTACCAGTTTTATATGACCGACAAGCGCCTCTTGCTTGAGGTGGCCGACTCAAACGGGCGGGTCAGAAAAATCCGTATCCGCAAGGAGCCGTATGAAGATCTCGGCCTGTCTTTTGAGACATATTTGATGGACAAAAAGCGCAGGTGTCAAAACCACTGCGTTTTTTGTTTTATAGATCAGCTCCCGAAAGGCCTGCGCAAAACGCTGTATTTCAAGGATGATGACGCGAGGCTCTCCTTTCTGATGGGCAACTACATCACGCTGACCAACCTGACGGAACAGGATGTAGACCGCATCATCGACATGCACATCAGCCCGATCAATGTATCGGTGCACACCACCAATCCGGCCCTGCGCGTCCGTATGATGGGCAATTCCCACGCGGGCGAGGCGCTTGTCCATTTCTATCGCCTGGCTGAGGCGGGCACCAAGCTCAATTGTCAACTGGTGCTTTGCCCCGGACTGAACGACGGTGCGGAGCTGGCGCGCTCGCTCGCCGACTTGGGGGCGCTTTTTCCGGCGGTGCAGAGCATTTCGGCAGTGCCGGTGGGTATCTCGCGCTATCGGGAAGGGCTGTATCCCCTGCGCTCGTTTACCAAAGAGGAAGCAGGGGAAGTTGTCCGGCAGATCGAGATGTTTGGAAAGGCTTTTTTCAAAAAAAACGGAACAAGGCTTGCATTTGCCGCGGATGAGTTTTATATTAAATCTGAGAACCCTTTCCCGGATGTTTCGTTTTATGAGGATTTTCCGCAGTTGGAGAACGGCGTGGGGATGGTCGCCTTGCTCACCTCACAGTTCCGGCAGGCGCTGGATGCCTATGACGGCCATCCGCTTGCCGCGCCGCGCCGCGTGGTAATTGCCACTGGCGAAGCGGCGCGGCCCTATCTGGAAGATATGGCGCACGCCGCCGAGGTGCGTATCTCCGGGCTTTCCTGTGAGGTGCGGGCGATTCGCAACGACTTTTTCGGCGCGGAGATCACCGTGGCAGGGCTGGTCACCGGTGGCGATCTGTTGGCGCAGTTGGGCTGCAATCTGGACTGTGACGAATTGCTTTTGCCGACGGCGATGCTTCGCGCCGAAGGCGATCTGTTTTTGGATGATGTGTCGCTCGCGGAGGTCCGGCGGGCACTGGGCGTAAATGTGCGTCCCGTAGAGAACGACGGATACGCCGTTCTGGATGCGTTGACGGGGGAATGA
- the der gene encoding ribosome biogenesis GTPase Der, with amino-acid sequence MGRPIVAIVGRPNVGKSTLFNKLVGRRISIVEDTPGVTRDRIYAPCEWCGHTFLLADTGGIEMKSDDVFLSGIREQAKAAIDTADVIIFMTDLRSGVTAQDNEIADMLRRSHRPVVLCVNKADTLGNTPSEVYEFYNLGLGDPFPVSSVHGHGTGDLLDHVVELLPGEGDGEEDEAVRVAVIGKPNAGKSSLVNRIAGEERMLVSDIPGTTRDAVDTRIENEYGTFVFVDTAGIRRHSKVQEAVERYSVMRAFSAVERADVCVMMIDATTGFTEQDSKIAGYAHEQGKASIIAVNKWDLVEKTEKTMDAFRKKLEQDFSFMSYAPILFLSAKTGRNIDKLFQMVQRVRVAYERRIPTGQLNDVLADAVARVQPPTDKGKRLKILYMTQPTACPPTFVVFVNRAALFHFSYQRYLENRIRETFGLEGTPIRFIIRERDREKT; translated from the coding sequence ATGGGCAGACCAATCGTAGCGATTGTAGGCAGGCCGAATGTGGGCAAGTCCACACTCTTCAATAAGCTGGTGGGCCGGCGTATCTCCATTGTGGAGGATACGCCCGGCGTGACGCGCGACCGCATTTATGCGCCCTGCGAATGGTGCGGCCATACGTTTTTGCTGGCCGACACCGGCGGTATTGAAATGAAATCGGACGATGTGTTTCTGTCCGGCATCCGCGAACAGGCAAAGGCGGCTATCGACACCGCCGATGTCATCATTTTTATGACCGACCTGCGCAGCGGCGTGACCGCGCAGGACAATGAGATTGCCGACATGCTGCGCCGCAGCCACCGGCCGGTGGTGCTCTGTGTGAACAAAGCCGACACGCTCGGCAACACGCCCTCCGAAGTTTATGAATTCTATAACCTCGGCCTGGGTGATCCGTTCCCGGTCTCTTCCGTTCACGGGCATGGCACGGGCGATTTGCTGGATCATGTGGTGGAGCTGCTGCCCGGCGAGGGTGACGGAGAAGAAGACGAAGCCGTGCGCGTGGCGGTGATCGGCAAGCCCAACGCGGGCAAATCGTCGCTGGTCAACCGGATCGCCGGAGAAGAGCGCATGCTGGTCTCGGATATTCCCGGCACCACCCGCGATGCGGTCGATACCCGCATAGAAAATGAATACGGCACATTTGTTTTTGTAGACACCGCCGGTATTCGCCGCCACAGCAAAGTGCAGGAAGCCGTGGAGCGCTACAGCGTGATGCGTGCGTTTTCCGCGGTGGAGCGCGCTGATGTCTGCGTGATGATGATCGACGCCACCACCGGCTTTACGGAGCAGGATTCTAAAATTGCAGGATATGCTCACGAACAGGGCAAGGCCTCCATCATCGCGGTGAACAAATGGGATCTGGTCGAAAAAACCGAAAAGACCATGGATGCGTTCCGCAAAAAGTTGGAGCAGGATTTCAGCTTCATGTCGTATGCGCCGATCCTGTTCCTTTCCGCCAAGACGGGAAGAAATATTGACAAACTGTTCCAAATGGTGCAGCGTGTCCGCGTGGCATACGAGCGGCGTATTCCCACAGGGCAGCTCAACGATGTGCTGGCAGATGCGGTGGCCCGCGTGCAGCCGCCGACCGACAAGGGCAAACGGCTGAAGATCCTCTATATGACCCAGCCGACGGCCTGTCCGCCGACGTTTGTGGTATTTGTCAACCGCGCGGCGCTCTTTCATTTTTCGTATCAGCGTTATCTGGAAAACCGTATCCGTGAGACGTTTGGACTGGAGGGCACACCCATCCGGTTTATCATACGTGAACGAGACAGAGAAAAAACATAA
- the plsY gene encoding glycerol-3-phosphate 1-O-acyltransferase PlsY, producing MTTPEILLPLFLVAIAAYLIGSVSFSIIFTKLFTGKDVRDQGSGNAGTTNTLRAAGKLPALLTFAGDFLKCVAAILLARFILVLFGGAVLDTMFIAFVAGIFCILGHIYPIFFGFRGGKAVASTGALVLMVDWRLFLVAFVVFAVVFAVTHIVSISSIIGVLSVPFTTYAVATARHQYFVWLDTLFAVIVAGILIYKHRANIQRLRNGTEPKIGGKK from the coding sequence TTGACAACACCGGAAATACTGCTTCCGCTTTTTCTGGTCGCCATTGCTGCCTATCTGATCGGCAGCGTTAGTTTCTCCATTATTTTTACAAAGCTGTTTACCGGAAAGGACGTGCGCGACCAGGGTAGCGGCAACGCGGGCACGACCAACACGCTGCGTGCGGCCGGAAAATTGCCTGCCCTTTTGACGTTTGCCGGCGATTTTCTCAAATGTGTGGCTGCGATCTTGTTGGCACGATTCATTTTGGTCCTGTTTGGCGGTGCAGTGCTGGATACGATGTTCATCGCGTTCGTAGCCGGAATTTTCTGCATATTGGGACATATCTATCCGATCTTTTTTGGTTTCCGGGGCGGTAAGGCGGTCGCCTCCACCGGCGCGTTGGTGCTCATGGTGGACTGGCGGCTGTTCCTGGTCGCTTTTGTGGTGTTTGCCGTGGTGTTCGCCGTTACACACATCGTATCGATTTCGAGCATCATTGGCGTTTTATCGGTGCCGTTTACAACTTACGCGGTCGCCACTGCGCGGCACCAGTATTTTGTGTGGCTGGATACGCTTTTTGCCGTGATCGTGGCAGGTATCCTGATTTATAAGCACCGCGCCAACATCCAGCGGCTGCGCAACGGCACCGAGCCCAAAATCGGAGGAAAAAAATAA
- a CDS encoding NAD(P)H-dependent glycerol-3-phosphate dehydrogenase produces the protein MAKIAVYGAGGWGTALAIMLCKAGHAVTLWSAHASTLERLQRDGQNSRLLPGVSLPPELAYSDANDIVSGADFAILAVPSGAVRETARRLSGLVRENTIVVNVAKGFEEHTLKRPSEVIGEELPGIKVATLSGPSHAEEVSRGVPTTVVAASQWQDAALAVQDAFMNPMFRIYVNPDIVGVEIGGATKNVIALAAGICDGLRLGDNPKAALMTRGITEMARLGMRLGGRAPTFAGLAGIGDLIVTCSSEHSRNRRAGIYIGQGMAATEAVAKVGMTVEGYTAAHTVHLLAERHGVDMPIVTECYRVLYEQKDPYTAICDLMQRQKKHEFEDVWLRGSNW, from the coding sequence ATGGCCAAAATAGCGGTTTACGGCGCGGGTGGCTGGGGTACGGCGCTGGCGATCATGCTCTGCAAAGCCGGCCATGCGGTCACGCTCTGGTCCGCGCATGCTTCCACACTTGAACGCCTGCAGCGTGACGGCCAGAACAGCCGATTGCTGCCGGGCGTTTCCCTTCCACCTGAACTTGCCTATTCTGATGCGAATGATATCGTATCCGGTGCGGATTTTGCCATCCTCGCGGTTCCGTCTGGGGCTGTGCGCGAAACGGCGCGCCGCCTTTCCGGTTTGGTACGGGAAAACACCATCGTCGTCAATGTCGCCAAAGGGTTTGAAGAACACACGCTCAAACGTCCGTCCGAAGTGATCGGCGAGGAACTGCCGGGAATCAAGGTGGCTACTCTGTCCGGTCCTTCTCATGCCGAGGAGGTGTCCCGCGGCGTCCCCACAACGGTGGTAGCGGCCTCCCAATGGCAGGATGCAGCGCTTGCGGTGCAGGATGCCTTTATGAATCCCATGTTCCGCATCTATGTCAATCCTGATATCGTTGGGGTGGAGATCGGCGGCGCGACCAAAAACGTGATCGCGCTGGCGGCGGGCATCTGTGACGGACTGCGCTTGGGCGATAATCCCAAGGCGGCGCTGATGACACGCGGCATCACGGAGATGGCGCGGCTTGGCATGCGTCTGGGAGGCAGGGCCCCCACATTTGCCGGCTTGGCGGGTATCGGTGACTTGATCGTGACCTGTTCGAGCGAACACAGCCGGAATCGCCGCGCCGGTATCTATATCGGGCAGGGAATGGCGGCGACCGAGGCGGTTGCAAAAGTGGGCATGACGGTGGAGGGGTATACAGCGGCGCATACGGTCCACTTGCTGGCCGAACGCCATGGAGTGGATATGCCGATCGTGACGGAATGCTATCGGGTGCTCTATGAGCAGAAAGACCCCTATACAGCTATCTGCGACCTGATGCAGCGGCAAAAGAAACATGAATTTGAAGACGTATGGCTGCGAGGTTCCAACTGGTGA
- a CDS encoding zinc ribbon domain-containing protein, whose amino-acid sequence MNRCPHCGAPILPYQNFCTTCGLGLQTENAAHPPAPMPGGALPYPPVPDPTERAIPYFVWSLLLFFFLNPLGAPLAIVASLFAARAHAAPHKTQDLHIARLLCILSTVITGGTLVILVTGLIAQSAA is encoded by the coding sequence ATGAACCGTTGTCCTCACTGCGGCGCACCCATATTACCTTATCAGAACTTCTGCACGACCTGCGGACTGGGCCTGCAGACGGAAAATGCGGCGCATCCGCCTGCCCCCATGCCCGGCGGCGCTTTGCCATATCCGCCCGTGCCGGACCCAACGGAGCGTGCCATTCCTTATTTTGTCTGGAGCCTGCTGCTGTTTTTCTTTCTGAATCCGCTTGGTGCACCGTTGGCCATCGTGGCATCGCTTTTTGCCGCGCGTGCCCACGCCGCTCCCCACAAAACGCAGGATCTGCATATTGCACGTTTGCTTTGTATTCTCTCCACCGTCATCACCGGCGGCACGCTGGTGATCCTGGTTACGGGTCTGATTGCGCAAAGCGCCGCCTGA
- a CDS encoding DUF421 domain-containing protein, producing the protein MLYTKVAIIVFRSIFAFIILLALGRIVGRKMISRITFFDFIIGVTLGSLGVRLALGADDSLLGNIVAGITIILMVLLIDVCNLKSYLFRKLEEGKPIILVENGIIHEKNLKKVRISLNKLLMLLREKDVFNMDDVYYAIIENDGELSVLLKPDRQALKAADMNVPISPINLPLDLIIDGKIIYENLVQSGHDIEWITAQLKSQNIRSEKDVLYACINPVHGFYISPRTGPSK; encoded by the coding sequence ATGCTGTATACCAAAGTTGCAATCATCGTGTTCCGAAGCATTTTTGCTTTTATTATTCTTCTTGCCCTGGGAAGAATCGTTGGCAGAAAGATGATCTCCAGAATCACATTTTTTGATTTTATCATCGGGGTCACCCTCGGTTCTTTGGGGGTGCGGCTCGCTTTGGGAGCGGATGACTCCCTTTTGGGAAATATCGTCGCAGGCATCACCATCATCCTGATGGTTCTGCTGATCGATGTCTGTAATCTGAAAAGTTATCTGTTTCGGAAACTGGAAGAAGGAAAACCCATCATTCTGGTAGAAAACGGAATCATCCATGAAAAAAATTTAAAAAAAGTACGGATCAGCCTGAACAAACTTCTCATGCTATTGAGAGAAAAAGATGTGTTCAATATGGACGATGTCTATTATGCAATCATTGAAAATGACGGAGAGCTTTCCGTTCTTTTGAAACCGGACAGGCAAGCCTTGAAAGCGGCGGATATGAATGTCCCGATAAGCCCGATCAATCTCCCTCTTGATCTGATCATTGATGGGAAGATCATCTACGAAAATCTGGTGCAGTCTGGGCATGACATTGAATGGATCACCGCCCAGTTGAAAAGCCAGAACATCCGTTCCGAAAAGGATGTTCTCTATGCTTGTATCAATCCGGTCCATGGTTTTTATATTTCTCCCCGAACAGGGCCGTCCAAGTAA